AAACAAATGCCGCATACTGTGAAGTACAAGATATTAACAACCGTTCATAGCTTGTAACAATATTGCCCTAATGGGGATCCTAAGTAAATCTGATAAGGAACTCTGCAAGTGAATTGACACAATCATATCTGCAAGAGGGTAAGAACTAGTTCAGACCAAAATGAAAACCCAGATAATGATGCTTCCAGTAGAGGGCATTTTGCACATTAATTTTACATGGCCATACTGAAATCACCAGATAATGAACATTTCACTAAGTATACAAAGCAGTTTGAAGAAGACCCAAGCGACAATACATAAAGAATTTGTGCACAAGATTGTATCAGTAATGAAAATGGGTAAGCTGTTAAGACAAGTCTGAAAGGAAATATCAGCTATGCATTTCAACAAACACCTTAGACTCAGAAGACACAGTCTTCCATTTTCCAATAATTTGAGATGGTTTGACACCCAGAAGAGCAGTAATCATCAAAGTACTTAAATAATTACAAGCATGAAACACCCAGAAACTAAACTGAACAGCAGAGCAACCTCCAAACCTCAAACACGGTTAACTGTTATTCATCAAAATCTCTTACATTTGCATAAACTCCATGCATAACTGTTACATAAACCCCAACACAACTAAAACTAGTGCGACTTATCTTCACTTGGTCGCGGAATCCTCTTGTAATCGTAGTTGTTAATGTCCACCTTCTCCTGCAATGCCTGTCGAAACAAAACGAAGCATACAACATAAGCTGAAACCCCGCAATTGGGTATTCATTAGAAGCGCTAGAAATGTAGACGATTATTACCTTGAGCTCCTCATCGAGTGAGATGTTCTTGGGTTTATAGGCGTTGACAGGGCCAGTGCGGGAGAGAGCTTTGCGGGTCTCGATGATCTCCCATTCCTGGTCGTCTTTGAACTTGGCGATGTCTTTGCTTCCTTGGATGAGGTGTGCGAGGCCGACGGCGCCGAACACGGTCAGGGAGATCATCGGAAGCCCGTAACGGATGAAGGGGTGCCTCCTTCCCCATCTCTTGAACGATTTCAATGAGTCTGCTTTTGCTCTGTCGACGCTGCTTGTCATTGATGCGCTCATCAGAATTGGATTGAGTTGAATCCAGCTTTGGGGGGTGGGTTTTGGTTTTGATGAAACGTAGGTTTCTCTGTTACTAGGATTGGAGTCTTGGAGAGACGAGGCACGGTACAGAAACATGCCCTGTTACATATTTATTGAAAATAGGTTTTTTTTTTTTTTTCTTTTTTATCAACGAGACACACAACGATACCAACTAAAACTGATCTAAATAGTTTTCTCTAGTTGAGTGTGCATCCCGACCTTGATCCGAACCTCGAATTCTCGATGTTGTTAAAATGGACAAACATTGTGTTCCAATGTAACTGGAACATTCCACATTAGTCGAAAGATTAACTTCTAAACAATCTTCGAGCTCTAATGAAACACAAGATGACATATAACTAATCCGTTTTAGAGTCGTAGAAAAGAAAAATGTCGGCTATAGAAAGCTAAAGAGGGTAGCTTTGGACAAAGGCTCAGCTGCATTGGCAATCAAAAATTCAAATTTGGAAGTCGTTTTAGGGTGCATTTGGTGCAGCTTATAAGCTCCTGTGGCTTATAAGCACACCAGGTTTTGGTGTTTGGTAAGTTAAAAACAAGTTCCTTCTTTAAAAAGTAGAAGGTGTTTTTAAGGGAAAAGGAGAAGCTGGTATCCCCCTCCTTCTCCTTAAAAGCCAGCGCGTTTTTTTCTTTCGGGGGTTTAATGAATTTTTTGTATTGACGTTGGGTACCCTTCAGAATCTTAACAAATTACAAGGTTGAACCATTAGATAAAAACCTGAGTATTAACTTGCGCCTCCATTCTCCTTCGATTTGAGAAATATACTGCTCCTTCCGCTGCTGTGCCTTCGCTGCTGCACCTTCGCCTCCATTCTCCTCCGTCGCTGCCGCGCCTTCGCCTCCATTCTCCTCCGTCGCTGCTTGTCGTTTTGCATGTGTTGGGGCCTTTGCGTGGGTTTGCGTTGCCTTTGTTGCACCTCCATCGTTTTGTTGCTTCTCTTGGAGGTCTGCTACTCGTTTTGCTGCGTATCTTGGAGGTCTGCTGCCTAGCGAATCTGAGAAACGATTTGGGTTCAAAGGTAAACAATTTCATTTCTCCCTCTTGTTCATCTCTAAGCTTGGAATTTAGCAATATTTGTATGCCTTCTTGTATCGTTTTTCTGGGTTTTGCCAAGTAAATATGTTCCAAATTTACACTTGGAGTTTGCATAAACATAAGCTTATAGTTCTAAGTTGACATTGTGATACAAATGGGTAAATGATTAGGATTAGAGTATTTGATTTTTGCTGTTGGTTAGGGTTGAGTATAAGCTTATGTTTTTGGCTGTGGCCTGTGGCAGGGTTTAGTATAATTTAATTATGTGCTTGTGGATGTGGGATTCATACCGGAATTGGGATTCATATTGTATGAATCAGGTTATGTTTAATATTGTATGAATCAAGTTTTAGCAATTGGGATTCATACCAGAATTTAGTCTGCATACTGCAGGAACACTAGTATAATATGCTGCCTTTGCTTAATTGCTTATATTCCAATGAAGCTTTATCAAGATGAGAGGAAAATGCATTGTTTTAGTAGCTGTGAAAGCTAGTGATCATTGAGCAACAAGCCAAATGCATTTTGTATGTGAAAACAGACAAAATTATAAAAAGTTAAAGTAAAAACTAGACCATGTATGCTAGAGTTTTATGGGGTGTAGATCAACTAGATGAAGTTATGGCTTTAGCTTGTGTTTGGTATTGTATGCCAGTAAGGTTTAGGCTCCACAGATCATGTATTGCTTCTAAAAGTATGATACAATTTGATGTGTGTGTCTCTCTGTCTTTGTCTCTGCCTCTGCCTCTGTCTCTGCCCTGTCTCTGTCTCTCTGTGTCTGTCTCTCTGTCTCTGTCTCTGTGTGTCTGTGTTTGTGTGTGTTTGTTTTGATCGGATAGACTTTGACGCCAAAAAAAAATAGAGAAGAAGAAGGAACAACTACTAATAAGCTAGAGCTAGCATGATAATGGTAGATGTAGACCAAATTTTGCAGTTAGTAAAAAAAATAGAGAAGAATAAGGAACAGCTACTAAAACGGTAGATGTAGACCAAATTTTGCAGTTAGTCGTAATGTTTAGTATATAACTATAATATATGCATCTGATTAATAAACAAAGTCAGCATGTTATATATCATTTTGCTACGTAGTAAGTAGTACACAAATACAAGTTGGGGATATCACTACATAATGGCATGGCTAGCTAGGATTGAATTATTTGCTAGCTAGGACCATTAATATGGATCGATCATAAATATAGTAGTGATAGCTAAGATGATAAAAAGGTCGTTGCTTGGTCTCTTAGATATGATATGATTTGACCTCCATTTGCATGCATTAGAATTGGATTAATGCTTGGTAGGCTATTTTGGTCCCTGCTTGGTATGTTTGTTTGGTTTAGTTGTAAAATGGTTTAGTTCTTTTAAAGAATGTTATGGTTCAAGTAGGTCATTTATACCTATGTTCATATTTTCAGTTTTTCTATGATGTTATTGAAATCATGATCTATATGTTACTTGTATATTATTTATGGTGGTCAATTGTGGGTGCTTAAGGTTAGTAGCCATATTAATAGATGAAACATTGTAAACTTGATTTGTGTTCTGATCTTGTGTGTTTGCAATGTTGTGGTTTGTTTTTGAAAAATGTATAGGATGGGCTCGGCCGTTTGGAATGAGGCATTAGTAGATGTACTTTGTGACTTATGTATCAAGGAAGGTGGAAAAAATAATCGTCCAAATACCCATCTTAACAAAGATGAATGGGAAAATGTGCTAAGTAATTTTCACAAAGAAACGGGTAAAAATTACACCAAAAAACAACTAAAAAATAAATGGGATGCACTTAAAGAGCAATGGAAATTATGGAAAGATTTGAAGGGGAAAGAGACTGGTCTTGGATGGGATCATAGGCTCCAAACCATTGACGCATCTGATGAGTGGTGGAGTGGAAAAATTAAGGTATGTAAAACTATTTGTCCATTTTTGAAAACCGTTAATTTCATCTTTCATTCACTTAAATGATTTTTTTTAACTCAATTGTGCAGGACAATAAGGNNNNNNNNNNNNNNNNNNNNGGGGACTTCAGCCACCGGTATGTATGCTTATATACCAGGTGCATCACCACCTTTGCCTGAAAGTCCAAACCAAGGGGACAATCAGCAAAAACCTTGAAGAGAGTTTTTGATTCTGAAGATACATCACACCCTACTAAAAGAAGAAAAGGAAATGTGTTGGGAAAGGCAAAGGTGTTGTTACAAAACCTAGAAGGGTAGGAGGTGCTGCTCTTTTAGCACAAAAAATTGACCGAATGTGTGAGGCTATTGAGAGTAGAAGTACAGCAAGTTCTATGATCAATAAGAGTGTAGAAACAAGTGATGGCACTAGTATTAAAGAAGTGATGAAGGTGGTCAGTTCTTTGCCTGGGGCCGAGCAGGGTACTAAGATGTTTTTTTTTTGCAAGTCGGTTGTTCCTAAATAAAGAGAAGAGGGAGATGTTTTGTTGTATGGAATGTCCTCACATGAAGTTGGAGTATCTGAAATTTGAGATGGCTGAAAATTAAGTTTATGTTGTGCTTGAGTTTTGTTTTTATGATTTTGTTAAGATACTGTTGAAATATTATTATGTTGGACAAGTTTTTGTATCAATTCACTATATAATGTTTGACATGATTATGAATTTGTTATTTTATATTTTTACTGTTTAATATTCATTTATATGAGCTTTACTTTTTTATTTATTTATTTATTATTATTATATTATCAGTTTTTTTTTTACTATTTTTTCATTGCTTACTTCACAACTAATACATCATTTACGAATTGGAATTTATATTTGCAGGTTTGAATGAATATATGAACAATGTCAGAGAAAGATGACGTTGAATGAATTTTGTTTTTTTATTATTTATTATTATTATATTATCTAGTTTTTTTTTTTTTTTTACTATTTTTTTCATTGCTTACTTCACAACTAATACATCATTTACGAATTGGAGTTTATGTTTGCAGGTTTGAATGAATATATGAACAATGTCAGAGAAAGATGACATTGAGGATGAGATATACATACGAAGCATACAATTTAATACTCTCCTCATTCAACATTATTATGAGAGTTATGTTCATAAAAATTCTTGCATGACATCGTCTCAAACAGGTAATAAATGGGTAATGGAAGTATTACAAGGTCATCCAAGTCGGTGTTATAATGAATTTAGAATGCACAAGGAAGTATTTTATCATTTATGTAGTGACTTGGAGACCGAATTTAGGGTGCTGGGTTCAAATAGAACAAGTCATATTGAAGTAGTGGCATTAATACTAAATATTCTAGGACATGGATGTGGGAATATGACGGCAAGAGAACGGTTTCAACATTCCGGGGAAACCGTTAGTAGGTATTTTGGAAAAGCATTAGATATGTTGTGTTCATATGGTGAGAAAATGATCAAGCCGTTGGATCCAGAATTTGAAAGTGTTGCGCCGGAGATAATGAGGGATAAGAGATACATGCCGCATTTTAAGGTACTTTAATTTTTTTTTTTAATTGATCAATTAGTTTATATTAATTGTTTATATTACTGATAAATATTTGCATTATTTTAAGGATTGCATTGGTGCTATTGATGGAGTGCATATTCCCGCTTCGATATCTCCTCAACATCAAATACCATTTATTGGTAGAAAAGGGATACCAACCCAAAATGTTATGGCGGTGTGTGATTTTAATATGCAATTTACATTTGTATGTGCCGGTTGGGAAGGGTCTGCTCATGATACAAGGGTGTTTCAATCAGTTCTTCGAAATCCCAATTCGAAGTTTCCTAAACCTCCACAAGGTAATCATTTAATTTTTTTATATATATTTTTATAAACTTTAATGTGGAGTTTTGTTAAATTTAGAAAATTTATTTGATAGGAAAATATTATGTCGTTGATGCGGGATACCCACAAATGAATGGATTTTTGGGACCCTATAAAGGTCCAAAACAACATTTTCAAGAATATCGTGGGCAAGGGCCAAGAAATGAAAAAGAGGTATTTAACCAAGCACACTCTTCTCTTAGAGGCGTTATAGAACGCACATTTGGAGCTTGGAAAAAGAAATGGCATATTTTAAGAAACATGGAAGGTTTTTCATTTAAGAAGCAAGTGAAGATTGTTATTGCAACCATGACTCTTCATAATTATATACGAAGACATGCGAATCATGATAGGCATTTTGACATTGATGAAAATTCGGTTGGCATATCAAATGATGAGATGGAGATGGATGATGCAGAAGAAGAAAATCATGGTCATGTTGCACAAGAAATGGAAGCAATAAGAAAAGAAATTGCTCAAAGTTTGATGAGAGCACGTGGTACCGCAAATTTTTAAATGTGTCAAGATATTTTTGTTAGTTACTTGATACATATGAACAAAGTATTTTGATATGTTGGTATCATGAATGTTTTGATGTGTTAAACAATTCTTTTGTTACTACTTTATGTTACTTTAAGACATGGTTTGCAGGTTATTAATGTTATTATCGGCAATGTTTTGATGTGTTAAAATAATTTTTGTTGATACTTCATGTCAAATTATTCAATTTTATCACATAATCATCATGATTAATAAAAATAGTTAGTAAATATTAATTTATATGGACAAAGTTAAACAAACCATAAATAAATTATAGTACAAGAAGTTAGTTTTAGTTTCATGTCCAAAATGGTCATTCTGCAAATTAAAAGCACTTTTAGTTGGGGAGTTTACCAAACACCTTCCACTGCTTTTAACACTAACAGCACCTATTAAAAGTCAGTTTACCAAACACTCAGACATACTTTGCTTTTCAGTCACTTATTCTCAG
Above is a window of Fragaria vesca subsp. vesca linkage group LG7, FraVesHawaii_1.0, whole genome shotgun sequence DNA encoding:
- the LOC101294304 gene encoding uncharacterized protein LOC101294304; its protein translation is MFLYRASSLQDSNPSNRETYVSSKPKPTPQSWIQLNPILMSASMTSSVDRAKADSLKSFKRWGRRHPFIRYGLPMISLTVFGAVGLAHLIQGSKDIAKFKDDQEWEIIETRKALSRTGPVNAYKPKNISLDEELKALQEKVDINNYDYKRIPRPSEDKSH
- the LOC101294412 gene encoding putative nuclease HARBI1-like, producing the protein MSEKDDIEDEIYIRSIQFNTLLIQHYYESYVHKNSCMTSSQTGNKWVMEVLQGHPSRCYNEFRMHKEVFYHLCSDLETEFRVLGSNRTSHIEVVALILNILGHGCGNMTARERFQHSGETVSRYFGKALDMLCSYGEKMIKPLDPEFESVAPEIMRDKRYMPHFKDCIGAIDGVHIPASISPQHQIPFIGRKGIPTQNVMAVCDFNMQFTFVCAGWEGSAHDTRVFQSVLRNPNSKFPKPPQGKYYVVDAGYPQMNGFLGPYKGPKQHFQEYRGQGPRNEKEVFNQAHSSLRGVIERTFGAWKKKWHILRNMEGFSFKKQVKIVIATMTLHNYIRRHANHDRHFDIDENSVGISNDEMEMDDAEEENHGHVAQEMEAIRKEIAQSLMRARGTANF